One region of Marivirga arenosa genomic DNA includes:
- a CDS encoding DUF4870 domain-containing protein: MTVDNYQSIPQPDEIDIREKEDAMGAYLMMFAALGAGLPLPILNLIAAIIYYYINKGKSLFVRFHALQSLLSQLPTSLLNAVAVFWGLRIIFLDYPFTDVFKGYLWLVGIANLLYIIFSLIGAVKARKGEMYYFILFGRLSYQSVFKKKSFEQNRIVNQPPK, translated from the coding sequence ATGACTGTAGATAATTACCAAAGCATTCCGCAACCTGATGAAATAGATATTAGGGAAAAAGAAGATGCAATGGGGGCTTACCTAATGATGTTTGCAGCATTAGGCGCAGGCCTTCCATTACCAATTCTTAATTTAATTGCTGCCATTATATATTATTATATAAATAAAGGTAAAAGTCTCTTTGTTCGTTTTCATGCTTTGCAATCCTTATTAAGTCAATTGCCTACCTCATTATTGAATGCGGTAGCTGTATTTTGGGGTTTAAGAATTATTTTTCTTGATTATCCCTTTACGGATGTGTTTAAAGGCTATTTATGGTTGGTAGGAATTGCCAATTTATTATACATAATTTTTAGTCTGATAGGTGCGGTAAAAGCTAGAAAAGGAGAAATGTATTACTTTATTTTATTCGGTAGACTTTCTTATCAATCTGTTTTTAAAAAGAAATCCTTTGAACAAAATAGAATTGTAAACCAACCTCCTAAATAG
- a CDS encoding DUF4389 domain-containing protein — translation MLTFQIKHQDRYSRGELLLRSFFGWIYIQIPHFFLLMFLGIWGGVLQIISFFVILFTGRYPESFFEYQVQLIRWQTRVNARIFNLADDYPPFGLDAKDPYVEIQVQYPERISRGLVLLRLFFGAIYVIIPHAFILFFRLIWCQILAFVAWWVVLFTGEYPKSWHEFIVGTFRWSTRVNLYMSYMTDIYPPFTGKPMQ, via the coding sequence ATGTTAACTTTTCAGATTAAACACCAAGATCGCTATTCGCGTGGTGAATTATTATTAAGATCCTTCTTTGGATGGATATATATTCAAATACCTCATTTTTTCCTTTTAATGTTCCTTGGAATTTGGGGAGGTGTTTTACAAATCATCTCATTCTTTGTGATTTTATTCACAGGAAGGTATCCAGAAAGCTTTTTTGAATACCAAGTTCAACTAATTAGATGGCAAACAAGAGTTAATGCTCGTATATTTAATTTAGCTGATGATTATCCACCATTTGGTCTAGATGCAAAAGATCCTTATGTAGAAATACAGGTTCAATACCCAGAAAGGATCAGTCGAGGGTTGGTATTACTAAGATTATTTTTTGGCGCCATATATGTTATTATTCCACATGCCTTTATACTTTTCTTTCGATTAATCTGGTGTCAAATATTAGCATTTGTCGCATGGTGGGTAGTGCTTTTCACAGGAGAATACCCGAAATCATGGCATGAGTTTATTGTAGGTACATTTAGATGGAGCACCAGAGTTAATCTTTATATGTCATATATGACTGATATTTACCCTCCGTTTACCGGAAAACCAATGCAATAA
- a CDS encoding acyl-CoA dehydrogenase family protein: MSTTEKKFTAKGGAFLIEETPAQAVFTPEEWTEEQQMIAQTCKDFLEQEIYPRLDEIDDVKGNPELMPKLLDKSGELGLLGTSVPEEYEGFGMDFNTSMLVAEVIGAGHSFAVALSAHTGIGTLPILYYGTEEQKKKYLPKLATGEWKASYCLTEPDSGSDANAAKTKAVLSDDKKHYIINGQKMWITNGGFADVFIVFAKIDDDKNLSAFIVEKEFGGVTMNEEEAKMGIKGSSTRQVFFNDCKVPVENMLSERENGFKIAVNILNIGRIKLGASAIGASKGIIAQASQYANERKQFGTSIGSFGAIKHKVAEMAARTYASESAAYRAGQNIDDAYEDMIANGMDEAEAKLKSVEEFAIECAIMKVHASEVLDYVADEGVQIYGGMGFSADAPMDRAYRDARINRIFEGTNEINRMLTIDMLLKRAMKGKLDLMTPAMNVQKELTSIPDFGAEEEDTLFAKEKKVLANLKKAGLMISGAAVQKYMQKLSHEQEILMNLADMLIEVYTAESALLRTEKLIGIKGEKACEQQINMTKLYLHRAVEVANRAGKEAIFAFAEGDEQRMMLLGLKRFSKIEPMNLKEVRRSVADHVLEKQAYEF, encoded by the coding sequence ATGAGTACTACAGAGAAAAAATTCACAGCAAAAGGAGGAGCTTTTCTTATTGAAGAAACTCCTGCTCAGGCAGTATTCACTCCAGAAGAGTGGACAGAAGAGCAGCAAATGATTGCTCAAACTTGTAAAGATTTCTTAGAACAAGAAATCTATCCTAGATTAGATGAAATTGATGACGTAAAAGGGAATCCTGAATTAATGCCTAAGTTATTGGATAAATCAGGTGAATTAGGTCTTTTAGGTACATCAGTTCCTGAAGAATATGAAGGTTTCGGTATGGATTTCAATACTTCAATGCTAGTAGCAGAAGTAATTGGAGCAGGGCATTCATTTGCTGTTGCGTTATCGGCACATACTGGTATAGGTACTTTGCCAATTTTATATTACGGTACTGAAGAGCAAAAGAAAAAATACTTACCAAAATTAGCAACTGGTGAGTGGAAAGCATCATACTGCCTAACTGAGCCAGATTCTGGTTCTGATGCTAATGCTGCGAAAACGAAAGCAGTTTTATCTGATGATAAAAAACACTATATCATTAATGGTCAAAAAATGTGGATCACGAATGGTGGTTTTGCAGATGTATTTATCGTTTTTGCTAAAATTGATGATGACAAAAACTTATCAGCTTTCATAGTTGAAAAAGAATTTGGTGGTGTTACTATGAATGAAGAAGAAGCTAAGATGGGTATTAAAGGTTCTTCTACTCGTCAGGTATTCTTTAATGATTGCAAAGTTCCAGTTGAGAACATGCTATCTGAAAGAGAAAACGGTTTTAAAATTGCCGTTAATATCTTAAATATTGGGAGAATTAAATTAGGAGCTTCTGCAATTGGTGCTTCAAAAGGTATTATCGCTCAAGCTTCTCAATATGCTAATGAAAGAAAGCAGTTTGGAACTTCTATCGGTAGCTTTGGCGCTATCAAACACAAAGTAGCTGAAATGGCTGCAAGAACCTATGCTTCTGAATCGGCAGCTTACAGAGCAGGTCAGAATATTGATGATGCTTATGAGGATATGATCGCTAATGGTATGGATGAAGCAGAAGCTAAATTAAAATCTGTAGAAGAATTTGCCATTGAATGTGCAATTATGAAAGTACATGCATCAGAGGTGTTAGATTATGTAGCAGATGAAGGAGTACAGATTTATGGCGGTATGGGATTCTCTGCTGATGCTCCAATGGATAGAGCTTACAGAGATGCTCGTATTAATAGAATATTCGAGGGTACTAATGAAATCAATAGAATGTTAACTATTGATATGTTATTGAAAAGAGCTATGAAGGGTAAGCTTGATTTAATGACTCCAGCCATGAATGTTCAGAAAGAATTAACTTCTATTCCTGATTTCGGTGCTGAAGAAGAGGATACTTTATTCGCAAAAGAAAAGAAAGTATTAGCTAACTTAAAGAAAGCTGGCTTAATGATTTCTGGTGCTGCAGTTCAAAAGTATATGCAAAAGCTGTCTCATGAACAGGAAATCTTAATGAACTTAGCCGATATGCTGATAGAAGTATATACAGCAGAATCTGCTTTATTAAGAACCGAAAAGTTAATTGGCATTAAAGGAGAAAAAGCTTGCGAGCAGCAAATCAATATGACAAAATTATATCTGCATAGAGCTGTAGAGGTAGCTAATAGAGCAGGTAAAGAGGCAATTTTTGCCTTCGCTGAAGGAGATGAGCAACGAATGATGTTGTTAGGGCTGAAGCGTTTTAGTAAAATTGAGCCTATGAACTTAAAAGAAGTAAGAAGATCAGTTGCTGATCACGTTTTAGAAAAACAAGCTTACGAATTTTAA
- a CDS encoding thiolase family protein, which produces MDAYIVAGYRTAVTRAKKGGFRFTRPDDLASDVIKHLVSQVDGVENKMVDDLIVGNAVQEAEQGMQMGRMISLLALGKEVPGMVINRYCGSGLEAINIAASKIQAGYGDIIIAGGTESMSMVPIMGYKTALNYKIATETPDYYTSMGLTAEQIAQQWKISREDQDEFAYNSHMKALQAQKEGKFDDEIVPINVKETYVENGKKKTRDFTVDKDEGPRAGTSTEVLGKLRPVFAQGGSVTAGNSSPTNDGASFTMVMSERMVKELNVKPIARMVGFGVAGVEPRIMGIGPVEAVPKALKNAGLKLNDIDLIELNEAFAAQSLAVIRELDLDQSKLNVNGGAIALGHPLGCSGAKLSVQVLNELKRTNGKYGMVTACIGGGQGIAGIYEMM; this is translated from the coding sequence ATGGACGCATATATAGTAGCAGGATATAGAACGGCTGTAACAAGAGCCAAAAAAGGAGGTTTCCGGTTTACTCGCCCGGATGATCTAGCCTCTGATGTCATCAAGCACTTGGTTTCTCAAGTTGATGGCGTTGAGAATAAAATGGTAGATGACCTTATCGTAGGTAATGCTGTGCAAGAAGCGGAGCAAGGAATGCAAATGGGAAGAATGATTTCCTTATTAGCATTAGGAAAAGAAGTGCCCGGTATGGTGATCAATAGATATTGTGGATCTGGATTAGAAGCAATTAATATTGCAGCCTCAAAAATTCAGGCTGGTTATGGTGATATTATCATTGCTGGAGGTACAGAATCAATGTCTATGGTACCAATTATGGGTTATAAAACAGCCTTGAATTATAAAATAGCAACTGAAACGCCTGATTATTATACTTCAATGGGTTTAACAGCTGAGCAAATTGCACAGCAATGGAAAATCTCAAGAGAAGATCAGGATGAGTTTGCATATAATTCTCACATGAAAGCTTTACAGGCCCAAAAAGAGGGGAAATTCGATGATGAAATCGTGCCTATTAATGTAAAGGAAACATATGTTGAGAATGGTAAAAAGAAAACAAGAGACTTTACGGTTGATAAAGATGAAGGTCCTAGAGCTGGAACAAGTACTGAAGTTTTAGGAAAACTAAGACCGGTATTTGCTCAAGGAGGTTCAGTTACCGCTGGTAATTCTTCACCAACTAATGATGGTGCATCATTCACCATGGTGATGTCAGAAAGAATGGTGAAAGAATTAAATGTTAAGCCTATCGCAAGAATGGTAGGTTTTGGTGTTGCAGGTGTTGAGCCAAGAATTATGGGTATAGGTCCAGTTGAAGCTGTGCCTAAAGCACTAAAGAATGCAGGCTTAAAATTAAACGACATTGATTTAATTGAATTGAATGAAGCATTTGCAGCTCAATCATTAGCTGTGATTAGAGAATTGGATTTAGATCAATCGAAATTAAATGTAAATGGTGGAGCTATTGCATTAGGTCACCCATTAGGATGTTCTGGTGCAAAACTTTCAGTTCAAGTTTTAAATGAATTGAAGAGAACTAACGGTAAATACGGAATGGTTACAGCATGTATTGGTGGTGGACAAGGTATTGCCGGCATTTACGAAATGATGTAA
- a CDS encoding four helix bundle protein translates to MHNYKKLKIWEKSMELSLSVYQITNTFPSEERFGLTSQIRRCAVSIPSNIAEGSSRDSSKDFSRFLRISIGSSFELETQLLLSKELGFLSERNFDHVKDILDEVQKMLNSFIKKMNVEV, encoded by the coding sequence ATGCATAATTATAAAAAACTTAAAATTTGGGAGAAATCAATGGAGCTGTCTCTATCGGTTTATCAAATCACAAATACTTTTCCCTCGGAGGAAAGATTTGGATTGACATCTCAGATTAGAAGGTGTGCAGTTTCTATACCGTCTAATATAGCTGAAGGATCTTCGAGAGATTCAAGCAAAGATTTTTCTAGGTTCTTGAGAATATCTATCGGTTCTAGTTTTGAACTAGAAACTCAATTGTTGTTAAGTAAAGAGCTGGGCTTTCTATCAGAAAGAAATTTTGATCATGTTAAAGATATTTTAGATGAAGTCCAGAAAATGCTTAATTCTTTTATTAAGAAAATGAATGTAGAAGTCTAG
- a CDS encoding 3-hydroxyacyl-CoA dehydrogenase/enoyl-CoA hydratase family protein, producing the protein MKRNIRKVAVLGSGIMGSRIACHFANIGVEVLLLDIVPFELTDAEKKQGLTKEDPQVRNRIVNDAFQSTLKGKPASLYHKDFAKRITLGNFDDDMHKIKDCDWVLEAVVERLDIKKQVFENVEKHRTKGTIISSNTSGIPIHMMLEDRSEDFQKHFIGTHFFNPPRYLKLLEIIPTPKTDQSITDFLMHYGDLYLGKTTVLCKDTPAFIANRVGIYAILKVVDSMQKLGLNIDEIDKLTGPAIGRPKSATFRTSDVVGLDTLIKVANGLYDNLPNDESRDTFKLPDVIGKLEENKWLGDKTGQGFYKKTKKDGKTEILTLDLDSMEYKPKTKPKFATLEASKQVSNLKDRFPVLLGGKDKAGEFYRDSFYGLFQYSSNRIPEISDELYRIDQAICTGFGWEIGPFETWDTLGVKKTVEKMEEAGYKPNQWVYDMLDSGADSFYRVEAGQKQYYDIDSKKYVNIPGTEEFIILENLKESGKEIWSNAEAGIIDLGDGIINVEFRSKSNTLGGGVVEAINKGISMAEEKYRGVVISNEGSNFSLGANLGMVFMFAIEQEYDELDFMIRQFQQTMMRARYSAVPVVVAPHNMALGGGCELSMHADHIQASAETYIGLVEVGVGVIPGGGGTKENALRVADRFQDGDVELNALQNAYMNIAMAKVATSAHEAIDMGILRPSDGISVNRSRQIADAKQAAIRLADAGYTMPVQREDIKVQGKTGIALFKAGVNGMKMGRYISEHDQKIADKLAYVMCGGDLSYPQEVSEQYLLDLEREAFLSLLGEKKTLERIQSVLQGGKPLRN; encoded by the coding sequence ATGAAACGAAACATTAGAAAAGTAGCCGTTTTAGGTTCTGGCATCATGGGTTCAAGGATTGCTTGCCATTTTGCTAACATAGGTGTGGAGGTGCTTTTACTAGATATTGTACCTTTCGAACTTACGGATGCTGAAAAAAAACAAGGCCTAACTAAGGAAGATCCTCAGGTGAGAAATCGTATTGTAAACGATGCCTTTCAATCAACTTTAAAAGGAAAACCTGCTTCCCTATATCATAAAGACTTTGCCAAAAGAATTACATTAGGCAATTTCGATGATGATATGCACAAAATTAAAGATTGCGATTGGGTATTAGAAGCTGTGGTTGAGCGTCTAGATATCAAAAAGCAGGTTTTTGAAAATGTAGAGAAACACAGAACTAAGGGTACAATTATATCTTCTAATACATCAGGTATTCCTATTCATATGATGTTGGAAGATAGAAGTGAAGACTTCCAGAAACACTTTATTGGAACCCACTTCTTTAACCCACCACGTTACTTAAAATTATTAGAGATAATCCCAACTCCTAAAACGGATCAATCAATCACAGATTTCTTAATGCATTACGGAGATCTGTATTTGGGTAAGACTACTGTATTATGTAAAGATACTCCAGCATTCATTGCTAACCGAGTAGGGATATACGCTATCTTAAAAGTGGTAGATTCAATGCAAAAACTTGGGTTAAACATTGATGAAATTGATAAATTAACAGGACCAGCAATCGGTAGACCAAAATCAGCTACGTTCAGAACTTCTGATGTTGTAGGTTTAGATACTTTAATTAAGGTAGCAAATGGTTTATATGATAATCTACCTAATGATGAATCTAGAGATACATTCAAATTACCAGACGTAATTGGGAAATTAGAAGAAAATAAGTGGTTAGGAGATAAGACAGGTCAAGGATTCTATAAAAAAACTAAGAAAGATGGTAAGACTGAGATCTTAACCTTAGACTTAGATTCAATGGAATATAAGCCCAAAACGAAACCAAAATTTGCTACACTTGAAGCAAGTAAGCAGGTTTCAAATCTAAAAGATAGATTCCCAGTTCTTTTAGGTGGCAAAGATAAGGCAGGTGAATTCTACAGAGATTCATTCTATGGCTTATTCCAATATTCATCTAACCGTATTCCTGAAATTTCTGACGAATTATACAGAATTGATCAGGCAATTTGTACTGGATTTGGTTGGGAAATTGGTCCATTTGAAACTTGGGATACTCTTGGTGTTAAGAAAACAGTTGAGAAAATGGAAGAAGCAGGTTATAAACCAAATCAATGGGTTTATGATATGCTAGATTCAGGTGCTGATTCTTTCTACAGAGTAGAAGCAGGTCAGAAACAATATTATGACATCGATAGCAAGAAATATGTAAATATTCCTGGTACTGAAGAGTTCATTATTCTTGAAAACTTAAAAGAAAGTGGAAAAGAAATATGGAGTAATGCCGAAGCAGGAATCATTGATCTTGGGGATGGAATTATTAATGTAGAATTCAGGTCTAAATCAAATACTTTAGGAGGTGGCGTTGTTGAAGCCATCAATAAAGGTATTTCAATGGCAGAAGAAAAATACAGAGGGGTTGTAATCTCAAATGAAGGATCGAATTTCTCATTAGGGGCCAACCTAGGTATGGTATTTATGTTTGCCATTGAACAAGAGTATGATGAATTAGATTTCATGATTCGTCAATTCCAGCAAACTATGATGCGTGCGCGTTATTCTGCTGTTCCAGTAGTAGTGGCTCCTCATAATATGGCTTTAGGTGGCGGTTGCGAGTTATCTATGCACGCTGACCACATTCAGGCATCTGCTGAAACTTATATTGGTTTAGTAGAAGTTGGAGTTGGTGTTATTCCTGGTGGTGGAGGTACTAAAGAAAATGCCCTTCGCGTTGCAGACAGATTCCAAGATGGTGATGTTGAGCTAAATGCTTTACAAAACGCTTATATGAATATTGCAATGGCAAAAGTGGCAACTTCTGCTCATGAGGCAATTGATATGGGGATCTTGAGACCATCTGATGGAATTAGTGTAAATAGAAGCAGACAGATAGCGGATGCTAAACAAGCTGCTATTCGATTAGCAGATGCAGGCTACACAATGCCAGTTCAAAGAGAAGATATCAAAGTTCAAGGAAAAACAGGTATCGCTTTATTTAAGGCAGGTGTTAATGGAATGAAGATGGGAAGATATATTTCTGAACACGATCAAAAGATAGCTGATAAGTTAGCTTATGTGATGTGTGGTGGAGACTTATCTTATCCTCAAGAAGTTTCTGAACAATACCTATTGGATTTAGAAAGAGAAGCATTCTTGTCATTATTGGGTGAGAAGAAAACACTCGAAAGAATTCAATCAGTTTTACAAGGAGGTAAACCACTTCGTAATTAG
- a CDS encoding MarR family winged helix-turn-helix transcriptional regulator, translated as MKREESIDYNIKAAWHAISRMYNQQAVKHGITTSIGFVLLNINTKEGTPATKIAPLMGLESRSLTRMLKNMEEKGLIYKKPDPEDKRSVRIFLTDLGIEKKAISRETVKTFNEEVIKTIDQEKLEVFFDVINSVNDIIENSDIYKNKESVH; from the coding sequence ATGAAAAGAGAAGAATCAATAGACTACAACATAAAAGCGGCCTGGCATGCTATTTCGCGCATGTACAATCAACAGGCGGTAAAGCATGGAATTACAACTTCGATAGGGTTTGTATTACTTAATATCAATACCAAAGAAGGAACTCCAGCTACTAAAATAGCTCCCTTAATGGGGTTAGAGAGTAGAAGTCTGACCAGAATGCTTAAAAATATGGAGGAGAAAGGCTTAATTTATAAAAAGCCAGATCCTGAAGATAAAAGATCAGTAAGAATATTCTTAACAGACTTAGGGATAGAGAAAAAAGCTATATCAAGAGAGACGGTAAAAACTTTCAATGAGGAAGTGATCAAAACTATTGATCAGGAGAAATTGGAAGTTTTTTTTGATGTCATCAATAGTGTAAATGACATTATTGAAAATAGTGACATATATAAAAATAAAGAATCAGTTCATTAA
- a CDS encoding DUF819 family protein, which yields MEKPLITNDAVTLGLLFIILAFVFVTASSKKEGWKKFYRFVPSVLLCYFLPSLLNTFGIVSGEDSNLYFVASRYLLPTSLVLLTLSVDLKAISSLGTKAVVMFLAGTLGIVIGGPIAILIVSSFAPDVVGGVGPDAVWRGMATIAGSWIGGGANQAAMFETFGASEDLFATMVTVDVIIANIWMAFLLYGVGISKKLDKKLKADASAIEEVKVGIEKYQASIMKIPHLHEVVTVLAVGFGATAIAHFGADLIAPWIAENAPQLDKFSLTSSFFWIVIIATTIGLMLSFTKARKLEGVGASRLGSVMIYILVASIGMLMDVTEIFDNPGFFIVGAIWMSIHVIVLLLIAKLIKAPFFFVAVGSQANVGGAASAPIVAGAFHPSLAPVGVLLAVLGYVLGTYAAYICGLLLQAASVS from the coding sequence ATGGAGAAGCCTTTAATTACTAATGATGCCGTTACTTTAGGATTATTATTTATCATTTTAGCATTCGTATTTGTTACTGCATCAAGTAAAAAGGAAGGATGGAAAAAATTCTACCGCTTCGTACCTTCTGTTTTATTATGTTATTTCCTACCTTCTTTATTAAATACATTCGGTATAGTATCCGGTGAAGATTCTAATCTCTATTTTGTGGCATCTCGATATCTATTACCCACATCATTAGTATTATTAACCTTATCGGTTGATTTAAAAGCGATCTCAAGTTTAGGAACTAAAGCTGTGGTTATGTTTTTGGCCGGCACCTTAGGTATTGTAATTGGAGGACCAATAGCAATCCTAATAGTTTCATCATTTGCTCCTGATGTTGTAGGAGGAGTTGGTCCAGATGCAGTATGGAGAGGAATGGCCACTATTGCAGGAAGTTGGATCGGTGGAGGTGCTAATCAGGCAGCTATGTTTGAAACTTTCGGAGCAAGCGAAGATCTCTTTGCCACTATGGTAACTGTGGATGTTATTATAGCTAATATTTGGATGGCCTTCTTATTATATGGTGTCGGAATTTCAAAAAAACTAGATAAAAAATTAAAAGCAGATGCCTCTGCGATTGAGGAAGTGAAAGTGGGAATTGAGAAATATCAAGCCTCTATTATGAAAATTCCTCATTTGCATGAGGTAGTTACCGTTCTAGCGGTAGGCTTTGGGGCTACAGCGATAGCTCATTTTGGGGCAGATCTTATAGCGCCATGGATAGCAGAAAATGCCCCTCAGTTAGATAAGTTTAGTTTAACGTCATCATTTTTCTGGATTGTAATAATTGCCACGACCATAGGTTTAATGCTTTCATTCACAAAAGCTAGGAAATTAGAAGGAGTAGGAGCGTCAAGGTTAGGAAGTGTTATGATTTACATATTAGTGGCCTCTATTGGAATGCTTATGGATGTTACTGAAATATTTGATAATCCAGGATTTTTTATTGTGGGCGCTATTTGGATGTCTATTCATGTAATAGTCCTTCTATTGATAGCTAAATTAATAAAGGCGCCATTCTTTTTTGTAGCCGTTGGTAGTCAAGCCAATGTGGGTGGTGCAGCTTCAGCCCCCATTGTAGCAGGTGCTTTTCACCCAAGTTTAGCCCCGGTTGGTGTTTTATTAGCCGTGCTAGGTTATGTTTTAGGTACTTATGCAGCTTATATCTGTGGATTATTATTGCAAGCGGCTTCCGTTAGTTGA
- a CDS encoding NUDIX hydrolase produces MIADLKDFLTERLLKALPGDNAHQQMMAKPIGQRFKMKYSEPPKKGAVMIALYPFDNKVYFPLMKRPPYQGVHGGQVSLPGGKKEDSDQTLIETAIRETYEEIGVKISDQQVIGSLSDLNVTASNFIVKPVISILNEKPEFSRDPREVEHIFQAELEHLIHPQTIQEKELTVAKEVRLKAPFFDIDEKVVWGATAMILSEFVEILKEHYK; encoded by the coding sequence ATGATAGCAGATTTAAAAGATTTTCTTACTGAACGATTATTAAAAGCTCTACCTGGTGATAATGCTCATCAGCAAATGATGGCAAAGCCAATAGGGCAGCGTTTTAAAATGAAGTATAGTGAACCGCCAAAAAAAGGGGCAGTCATGATCGCTTTATATCCTTTTGATAATAAGGTTTATTTCCCTTTAATGAAACGACCACCGTATCAGGGGGTGCATGGTGGACAAGTGAGTTTGCCAGGTGGGAAAAAGGAAGATTCTGATCAAACATTGATCGAAACAGCTATTAGAGAAACTTATGAGGAAATTGGAGTAAAAATATCCGATCAGCAAGTAATCGGTAGTTTATCTGACTTGAATGTGACAGCTAGTAACTTTATTGTAAAGCCTGTCATTAGCATCTTAAATGAAAAACCAGAATTTTCAAGAGATCCTCGAGAAGTCGAACATATTTTTCAAGCAGAATTGGAACATTTAATCCATCCTCAAACCATACAAGAGAAGGAATTAACGGTCGCAAAGGAAGTTAGATTGAAAGCTCCTTTTTTTGATATTGATGAAAAAGTTGTGTGGGGAGCAACTGCTATGATCCTCAGTGAATTTGTTGAAATTTTAAAAGAACATTATAAATAA